Within Bifidobacterium dentium JCM 1195 = DSM 20436, the genomic segment TCGGTCTGATCGATGGCATCAATCTGGCGTTCAAGGAGTTCTTCGACCACTTCGGCATGAGCTGGGGCACCCCGATCATTTCGCTGCTGATCGCATTCGGCGCGTTCGCTTCCGTCGTGACATGGATCGCAGGACCCTCTCGCGGCCTTCTGGCCGCCGCCCGCACCGGTTTGATGCCGCCGATGCTGCAGAAGCGCAACGCCCACGGTGTTCAGGAAGGCATTCTGATTCCGCAGGGTGTGATCGTGACCGTGCTGGCGTTGCTGTTCGTGCTGATTCCGAATGGTAATACCGCCTTCGCGACACTGGTCGATATGGCCACCGCACTGTATCTGGTGATGTACATGCTGATGTTCGCCTCCGCGATTCGGCTGCGCAAGATCCATCCCGAAGTCAGGCGCACGTACCGTGTGCCGGCTATTCGTCTGATTGCGGGCGTCGGCTTCATCGCCTCCGCCGCGGCCTTCGTGCTGACGTTCGTGCGTCCGGCCGGATTTACCGGTCTGAGCACCACGGCCTACGCGATTCTGGTGGCCGTGGTTGTGGTGGTGCTTGGCATGCCGCCGCTGATTCTGTATGCGATGCGCAAGTCGAATTGGGATATGCGTTCGGACGCGGAGAAGAACGCGGACGCAAAAGGAATGCTGGTGAATCCGGAAGGATAGTCCCCGTACTACCTTCTTCTTCCAAGAGGAAGAAACTGAACCATGACAGGCGGCTGCTCCCGTTAGAGGCGCAACCGCCTGTTCGCATACCGTTTAAAGATCGAAGCCGAGTTCGGCGGCGGCTTCGGTCGGCACCGGATCCTCACACCAGAAATCCTCAAGATTCTCATTGGTGGTCAGGCTCCGAATCTCCGCCTTGTCGATGTACAGCTCGCCGCTGAGATGATCGGTCTCATGCTGGAAGATGCGTGCCGGCCAACCATGCAGATGCTCCTCATGCCTGTTGCCATCCTCATCCTGCCACCGTGCGGTGATGTCAAGCCAGCGCTTGCGCACAGCCTGATACCCGTCGAAGCTCAGGCAGCCCTCATAGAAGCTGCGGGTCTGCGTACCAATAGGCTCATAGCTGGGATTGATGATCACGTGGAACGGGAATTCCGCCGCCTCGCGCGGATCGCCGTCATCGCCATCACGTACATGATCCTCCACCACGGCCAGGGCCAGGCCCAGGCCAATTTGCGTGGCGGCCAATCCGACGCCCGGGGCTTCAAGCATGGTGACGTGCATGGTGTCGATAAGCTTGTCGAGCGTCTTGCGGCTCAGCTGCCCCTCATAGGCTGCGGTCTGCTGGCGCAGCACCGGTTCGCCGGCCTGCACGATCGGCAACAGTTTGTCCTTGCCGCCGGATTTGATGAGTTTCTCGACCTCGCGGTTGAGCTCGAGATTCACTTTTGCATTACGTCCAAACATGTTTTCTCCGTTGTTCTTGTTCCCGGCACGCTTCCCTCCATCTCCCTGTGCCATGATGTCATGCCGCAGCATGGCATTTCCTTCGTCAGAGATCGTCAGAGGGTGAAACGGGGATCGCTACAATGCGAGCTCGTCGGCCACGACCTTGGCAAGGCGTTCGCACACCTCGTCGGCCTGCTGCTGGGTTTCGGCCTCGGCCATGACGCGCACGAGCGGCTCGGTGCCGGACGGACGCAACAGCACGCGACCGGTATCTCCCAGCATCTTCTCCTCGCGTTCGACGGCTGCCTGCACCTTGGCATTGGTATCGGCGGCCAGCTTGTCGACATTCGGTACATTGATCAGCCGTTGCGGCAGTTGCGGGAAGTCTGCGGCGAGCTCCTTGAGACTCTTGCCGGACTGTACCACCTCATTGCACAGGGTCAGTGCGGTCAAGGTGCCGTCGCCGGTGGTGGCGAATTCGCGATTGATGACATGGCCGGACTGCTCGCCACCAAGCGAATAGTCACCGCGCAGCATCTCTTCAAGCACGTAACGGTCGCCGACGTTGGTCTGTACGGTCTTGATGCCCATGGAACGCAGGGCGAGCTTAAGCCCCAGATTGCTCATCACGGTCACCACCAAGGTGTCGTGATTGAGTTTGCCGGCGTTCTTCTTGGCGCGGGCCAGAATACCCATGATCTGATCGCCGTTGACCATGTTGCCATCCTCATCCACGGCCAGGCAACGGTCGGCATCGCCATCGAAGGCCACACCCATGGCCGCATCGGAAGCCTTGACCATGGCCTGCAGCTGCTCCGGATGGGTGGAACCGGCGTTCTTGTTGATGTTATAGCCATCCGGTGAGGCATTGATCACAATCACATCGGCACCTGCGCGACGCAGGGCTTCGGGAGCGACCACGGACGTGGCGCCATTGGCGCAGTCAGCCACGATCTTCAGGCCCTTAAGCGGCTTCGGCTGGGACTTGTCAGGACCGATCGGGGCGATGGTGGAAACCAGATGGTCGATGTACAGGTTGGTTGCGGTGGCGGTGTCATGGCTCACACGGCCCACAGCGGCACCGGTCGGACGCTCCCAATCCTGACCAAGCACGGCTTCGATCTCGTCTTCCTTGGTGTCGGGCAGCTTGAAACCGCCACGGGCAAAGAATTTGATGCCGTTGTCGGGCATCGGATTGTGCGAGGCGGAGATCACGGCACCCATTTCGACGTTCAGCACGGAAGTCAGATAGGCGACGCCCGGAGTCGGAATGATGCCGGCGTCGATCACATCGAAACCGCCCGCAGACATGCCCGCCGACAGTGCTGCGGCAAGAAAATCGCCGGA encodes:
- a CDS encoding peptide deformylase is translated as MFGRNAKVNLELNREVEKLIKSGGKDKLLPIVQAGEPVLRQQTAAYEGQLSRKTLDKLIDTMHVTMLEAPGVGLAATQIGLGLALAVVEDHVRDGDDGDPREAAEFPFHVIINPSYEPIGTQTRSFYEGCLSFDGYQAVRKRWLDITARWQDEDGNRHEEHLHGWPARIFQHETDHLSGELYIDKAEIRSLTTNENLEDFWCEDPVPTEAAAELGFDL
- the glmM gene encoding phosphoglucosamine mutase, which gives rise to MPRMFGTDGVRGLANRDLTAQLALDLGDAAVRVLENNGNRGEFEGRRRALVGRDTRVSGDFLAAALSAGMSAGGFDVIDAGIIPTPGVAYLTSVLNVEMGAVISASHNPMPDNGIKFFARGGFKLPDTKEDEIEAVLGQDWERPTGAAVGRVSHDTATATNLYIDHLVSTIAPIGPDKSQPKPLKGLKIVADCANGATSVVAPEALRRAGADVIVINASPDGYNINKNAGSTHPEQLQAMVKASDAAMGVAFDGDADRCLAVDEDGNMVNGDQIMGILARAKKNAGKLNHDTLVVTVMSNLGLKLALRSMGIKTVQTNVGDRYVLEEMLRGDYSLGGEQSGHVINREFATTGDGTLTALTLCNEVVQSGKSLKELAADFPQLPQRLINVPNVDKLAADTNAKVQAAVEREEKMLGDTGRVLLRPSGTEPLVRVMAEAETQQQADEVCERLAKVVADELAL